From the Paenibacillus sp. MMS20-IR301 genome, the window TTTCCTTGATTAAGACCTGAAAAATCTCCTTGTTCTCCATAATGAAAGCGATCCGGTTCTTCAGCAGCTCCCGTAAGAATCCCTCGAAGGTGGGACCTGCAGTGCTCGTGACCATTTCAAAGGTCTCCTGTGCAATGGCCGGAAAAAACTCTTTAATATACGGTACGATCAGCGCCAATAATAAGTTAGCCTTCGTCCCATATTGCTTAAAAATGCTGGCTTCGGATACCTCGGCAGTTTTAGCGATTTCAGCAGTTGAGGTGTTGGCATAACCTTTCTCGGCAAATAACTGAATGGCGGCTTCTACAATCCGCTGCTGCTTAGCCGTTCGCTTGGCCGGTTGCGAGGCTAGAATGTCATCGAACAACTTGTTATGGGTCAGTTGGATTCACTACTTTCTATAAAGGGATTAGCCGCGGCTGCGGTGATTTTTGGACTTCCGGCCGCTGCCCGGCCCCAGATTTTTTGATTCATACCGCTTGTGAGTAAGTAATCACTCACTCGCCTGTATTCTTTTTAACATCTGCCGGCTGGAATGTCAACAAAAAAGTGAGTGATTACTCACCTTGCGTCCGAATTGGCAATCCCACGCCTCGGCCATGGAGGAATCTACAGCAAGATGCTTGCCGCTCACAAAACCTTCTTCTGGAGAGCACTTCCCGGTTCCTTACTTTGTGCTAGAATATAGGCAAATTAGGATTGCAGAAGACAGGAGACAGCGATGAACTATGACTGCCTGATCGTGGACGATGAAGTGGAGCTGGCAGAGACCACATCTGAATACTTCAATCTGTTTAATGTGCAGACAGCGTTCGTGACGAATGTACAGGACTGCCGGGACTTCATGCGAGAGCACACCGTATCGATGCTGCTGCTATGCCTTGTACTCATTTCTGTTTCCTATGTGGTATCCATGCTGGTGGCTAACCGGATCCGGCGGATCAGCATGTATGCCTTGATCTCGGAGTAAGGCTCCAGGTGAGGAACAAAATCCCAGTTACATGCGTCTAACCCTATAAGACTGGCAAACTATACTGGGGGTAATGTATATGGGAGCAGCACTAACGAACAGGTTATTGCAAAAGACTACGCTAATCGTATTATGTATAATCCTGCTAATGCTGGATGCAAGGGCAATGGCGGAGCCGTCTGCGGGGCCGAAGGCGACTGCAAGCTTCACTGCGGAAATGCAGCGGCTGCTTGATGGGGCGGAGCAAGCGCTGCTGGCGTTACAGCCGTTTCCGGATGAAGCGGCCGCAGGCTTCTTCAAGAACGGGCGCAGTCTGCCTAAGGGGTATCTGGAGGGAATCGCCGACCGGATTCTGGAGCAGCGGGGCAAGTTCGCCATGGCAGCAGAGCTGACCCGGACAGCGCTTGCTTATGGTGCTGCCGGCGGCAACATGAATAACATCGCCGGCATTGACCTGTATCCGCTGCTGATGAATCATGCCGGAATTGATTCCGAAGGAGCTGCTGTTGCCGCTGCTGCTTATATGACTACGAATAATTCTGCGTTCAATACTTATGAGCGGACGGACCGCTATCCCGATATGATTCTCTACCAGCTGCTCAAGACGCAGCTGGCGGACGGCAGCTGGCCTGCAGCCGGGCAGAGTACCGGAGATCCGGCTTCTACAGCCCGGGTACTCACTGCACTGGGTCCGGTAGCGGGATCGGAGCTCACGGAGGAGCCTGTCCGTAAGGCTGTGCAATGGCTGAGGGACAAGCAGCAGCCAAACGGCGGTTTTGACGGCAAGACCGGGACTACGGCGCAGGTGATCACCGGTTTATCCTCACTGGGGCTGGATGCGGCCGAATTCGCGCAAGCGGGCGGCACCTCACTGCTGGATCATTTGCTGGCCGCTAAGCTTGCAGACGGCAGCTTCTCACAAGCGGCAGGCGGAGGAAGTGACCGTACAGCTACGGTGAACGCCTATCTTGCCCTGACTTCTTATAAGCTGTTATCCAAGCAGGAAGGATTACTGTACAGCGGCCTGCATCATGCCGGTCCGGTGCTAGCTGCGATTCAGATAGAAGGTCCCGGCGGCACGCTTGCCGGCGGGCGGATAGCAGGCGGTGATGCCGTGAAGGCAGCCGCAGCTTTTTTACAGTCGAGGGGGCTGGCATATAAGCTGAATGCAGATACGGCGAAGCCTGCGTTCACAGCGATTGAAGGGATTCAGAACGGAAGATACAGCGGACGCGGTGAATGGAAGCTTGCCGTGTACAGCGGCGGGAGCTCCTGGCTGTACCCCGAGAATATATCATCCAGGCTGACGGTAGGCGACGGTGATCAGCTGCTGGTCTATTATGCCGATGACACAGAGCTGCCGGACCGGATAGCCGTGGAATGGAAGGACCAGTATGGCCAGCAGAATACCGGAGGTTCAGCCTATGCGGGCTTACCTTTTTCGCTGCGTGTAACGAGATCGAACAGGTCTCTGGGCGGCCTTCCGGCCTTTGGAGTCACCGTAACACTCCAGGGGAAAAGTGTTGTAGCTGATAGTGCCGGAAAGGTGTCTTTTGCCGGAATGAAGCCCGGTGTCTATCCTGTGCAGGTGACTAAATACCGCAAAGACGGTGCTCCGGCGCTGGCCAAGCGTACGTTTGCCCTGCATATCGCTTCTCCGGATCTGGCCAGATTTACTGATTCCGCTAAAGTCTCTGCCTGGGCACGGAATGATATCTCTGTGGCGCTGAGCAGCGGATATATTCAAGGCGTGAGTGCCGGCGGGAATGTGCTTGCACCGAAGCAAAAGCTGACCCGGGCCGAATTTCTGACCCTGCTGATGCGCCTCATGCATGAATTCCCTGACGGAAAGGCGGCCTCCGGCTTCAAGGATGTTCCTGCAGGCAAATGGTACAGCGGCACTGTTGCCAAGGCGGCAGAGCTGGGCATCATCAGCTCCTCTTCCGGCAGGTTCGAGCCGGACCGCGGCATTACGCGGGAAGAAGCCGCAGTGATGGTAGTCCAGGCTGCTCAGCTGTCCACCTATGGCAGTACTGAGCGTATGAAGCTCGCGGATGTGGCCGGGTTGCCGGCGGCAAGCCGCCAGGCGGTTCAAGCGGTGTATGAGCATGAGATCATGACCGGCAGCAGCGGCCGTTTCGAACCGGAGCAGGTGCTGGTGCGTGAGCAGGCCGCGGCGGTGCTGGTCCGGCTGCAGCAGCTTATTCCGGCTGCGTCTTATCAGTAGGAGCGTACTCTTCCTTAGAGGTTCAGCGATGCTTCACGTTTATCAAGCAGCTGCTCACGGTTTCTTTTATAATCCTCTTTCCCCAGCGGGTAGAGGAAGGCTGCAATTAATCCGGTAATAATGAAAAGCTCAGGTGCGAACGTCATCGTGGTCCGGATGGTCCACCGGGCGGGCCCTTCCTGGATTTGATTAGGGACATAACCGGAGGCTTCAAGCAGAATCCCGATCAGGAAGATAGCGAGTGAATTGGATGTCTTCATGAAGAACGTCATGATACCGGAATACAGTCCCTCACGCCGCAAGCCTGTCCGGAGTTCATCCGCATCTAATACGTCAGGAAGCATGGACCAGGGGATCACATGCGCAACCCCGTAACCGGTACCTACAATTGCGCCAATAAGATATACAAGATAGGCTGGTGAATCAGGAGTCAAGAGTATCCAGGCCAGCTGGCTGACGGCCCAGAGGAGCAGCCCGGAGATGATGGTTATCTTCTTGCCTGCTGCCCGGGATACTTTCGTCCAGAGCGGAAGGGTAAGAACGCCGGCCAGTATAACGGTTACCAGCAGATAAGACATTTCCTCTTCCCGGTGCAGCCAATATTTCATGTAATAGATAACGAAGCCTTCTATGACATTGGACGCCGCATAGCATCCGACATAGAGCAGCAGAAGAAGGCGGAAGGCCCTGCTACCCAGTGCAAGCCGGATTTCGGACCCGAAGCGGGGTGTATCCACCTTGTCAACGGCACTTCCGCGTTCGCGTTCCCGGGTCCGGAAGAACAGCAGCAGCGGAATGAGGATAATGAACAGGCCGGCTGTAAGCGCCATGATTCTGTAGCCCTGGAAGGGATCAGCATAGCTGTCGGCAATCATTTTGGGAATGACGGCAGCGACTAATCCCATAAGGAGCTGCACGATAATCCGGTAGTTGTTGACGCTGGTGCGCTCGTCATAATCATCAGTCAACTCGGCCACCAGGCTAAGATAAGGCACGTAATAGAGTGTCAATGTGGTCATGAACAGCATATAGGTTGCAGTAAAATATACGGCATTCAGTGTGACGGAGCCGGCTCCGGGATCACTCCACATGAGGTAGAAAAACAGGCCCACCGGAACTGCAGACAGCAGAAGGAAGGGTCTTCTCCGTCCCCATCTGGTCCGGGTCCGGTCGGTAATAATCCCCATAACGGGGTCTATGAACGCATCCCATATCCGGCCGATCATAAAGACGGCTCCGGCGAGTGCCGGTGACAGCCCCGCATAATCCGTCAGGAAAAACAGGTAGTACATGCCAATTACCGTAATCGTAATCACATTTACGGTTTCACCGGAACCGTAGAGCAGCTTAGTATTCCAACGCAGCATTCATGTACACTCCCTCATTCTGTTTCTTGGCGTCTGCGGGTCATGGAGCTTAGATAGTCCCGCATGAACCCGTGAGCCAGGGCGGGGTCCGGCAGGCTGCCTACCATGCCGTACATCGCTGTGGAGCCTGCTGTATAGGCTTCCGGATGCCGCTGTACCTGTTCAATTGCCTGATGGAGATCAATAATGAAGATATCGACGCTCTCCCTGTGCGCCGGAGTGACCATGAAGTGCAGGCTTGGGGGCAGATGCTGGCGGTCCATATGCCAGCCCCGGCGCTCAAGCTCGTCGGCGACCGCATACAGGTTTAGTACTTCTGAGCCGACGGCGAAGACACTCATCCGGGGATTGCCCAGGATGTACAGTTCCGGTACTGAAGCAAGGGCAGCCTGAAGCCTGCGGGTAATCTGCAGCGTGGTGTCCGCGAGACGGCTGTAACCGTCCCGGCCGAGTGCGCGCAGCACAGCCCATGCCGCCGCAATCGCTCCACCCGGCCGTGTGCCTGCCATCGTCGGGGAAGCAAATAGTCCGCCGGGCCAGTCGCTGCGGACATAGAACTGATGCTGGCGGTATTCGTCTTCACGGTACAGAACGACAGAGGCCCCTTTGGCGGCATAGCCGTATTTATGGAGATCGGCTGACATCGAGGTTACGCCGGGTACGCGGAAGTCAAAATCCGGTATAGGCTCACCGGTGTCCTTCAGGAAGGGCAGCATGAATCCCCCGAGGCAGGCATCCACATGAAAGGGAAGCTGATGACGGAGTGCAAGCGCCGCCAGTTCTGCAATGGGGTCGATCACACCATGCGGATAGGCCGGGGCGGAGCCGGCCAGCAGAATCGTATTTTCGTTAATCAGCTGCCGGGCAGCAGATACATCTGCCCGGTATTCCTCTGTTAACGGGATATATACAGGCTTGATATCGAAATAAGCTGCCGCTTTGGAGAAGGCCGGATGGGCGGTAACGGGAAGAAGCAGCTCCGGCTGGCTGATTTCCGGGCGGGTGGCCCGGGCATGGTCCCTTGCTGTTTTGACCGCCATCAGAATACTTTCCGTGCCCCCTGAGGTCATATTCCCGGCTGTTCCCGGACTGCCGCCCAGCAAATCCGCCGTCATGGACACCACTTCCGTCTCCATTTGCCGCAGGGAAGGGAAGGCCCCTGGGTTGAGGCCGTTCTCCTGGGAGAATAACTGGTACGCCTGTCTGGTCAAATCAGCAATTTCTTCACCTCCGTAGTAAACCAGGCTCCAGGTGCGGCCCTCACGCCAATTGGCATCCTCCCCCCGCAGGGCCTGCAGCTGCTCCAGAACCTCCTGCTTTGCTGTGCCGGTAACAGGAAACTGAAATTGTGCCATAGGTGAACACTGCCTTTCTCTGTAAGATTCTGCTGCTGTAATCTGTAACTACTGCTGTGAAGCTATAGCTGATTCCGCCTGGACATACACCTGACGGCCGCCGATAATCGTCCGGAGAACAGGAATCTTATGAAGCTCCAGGGGATCAGCAGTCAGCGGATTATCGGCGAGAACGACCAGGTCAGCCAGCTTGCCGGGCTCAATAGAGCCTTTGTCTTGCTCCTCGAATGCCTGCCAGGCGGCATCGATCGTGACGGCGCGCAGCGCCTGATAAGGCGTGATCCGGTATTCCGGGCCCAGTTCCCGGCCGCTGGATGTCAGCCGGTTAACGGCGACGGATACGAGATGGAGCGGAGAGGGCGGGGTGATCGGTGTATCATTATGCAGCGAGAAACGGATGCCCCTGTCTACGGCTGAGCGGAGCGGGCTGATCCGGCGGGCCCGGTCTTCACCCAGATAGATGTCACGGTGGTTATCGCCGAAATAATAGACATGATCGTTGAAGAAGGAAGGGGTGATCCCTAGTTCCTTGATCCGGTCCAGCTGATCCTCCCGTACGGACTGGGCATGCTCAATTCTATGGCGTGCGTCCGGCCGCGGCAGCTGCCGCTGGGCTTCGCCGATGGCATACAGCACATCATCGATGGCTGCGTCCCCGTTGGCATGGATGACTACCTGGCGCCCGGCGGAGTGAGCAGCGAGTACGGCTTCTGCCAGCTCCTCTCTTTCCAGCATAGGAAATCCCCGGTACAGCGGATCATCCTCGGAGAATGGGGTGTGATACGGGTTGGTGAGCCAGCCGGTGTATCCTTGGATGGAGCCGTCCTGAAACAGCTTAGCGCCTTGAGATTTGACTGAACCATAGTCATACGCGTCCTTCAGCGGAGCCTGCTCCGGATGAAATAACGGGATATTGATCAGCCGGAGCTCCAGCAGCCCGCGGCTGCGGGCCGCTACAAGCGGTTCCGGGTCAATGCCTACCGCGATAATAGCAGTGGTGATGCCTTGCGAGAGGTATTCGGCATTCGCCAGCCTGATCCCCTCCGCATGCTGCTCCGCAGATAACGGGGGAATATAGGCTTCGATTAATGCGCCATTTTCCTGGATTAAGCCTGTAGGCTCCCCGTCGGGATCACGCTGGATAACACCAATGGCCGGGGCAGGGGAATCCTGCGTAATTCCGGCAATGGCCAGTGCCCTGCTGTTCGCCACACCCATATGCGCCGAGTTATGGGACAGCCATACCGGATGCTCAGGGAAAGCCTGATCCAGCTCATAGCGGCTGGGATGCCGCTTCTCCGCAAGCTTGGAAGGATCATAGCCGAAGCCGGTTACCCAGCCCCCGGCCGGAATGGCCGCAGCCTTTTCTTTCAGTGCCGCAAGCAGCCCGGCAATACTGGTGATGGTGCCGCGCGGCGGACTCCACAGTGCAGCAGACTGTACCTCCAGAATTCCGCTTAGCGGGAAATGACCATGCGCTTCATAGAACCCGGGCAAGACTGTCTTTCCCTGGAGATCGATGACTGCCGTTTCCGGTCCTGCCAGCTCCAGAAGCTCCGCCGTGCTGCCCACTGCAGCTATACGCTCTCCTCGCACGGCTATTGCTTCCGCAGTGGTTCCTTCCTGATCAAAAGTCAGGACTATGCCGTTAATATAGATCTGTTCCGGATATGCCATAGGGGCACCCGCCTTTCTTTTATGGAATAAATTCTTCTATATAACCTTGTGATTGTACAAGCTTGCCGGCAGCATCAGCCTTTATAGGCCTCCCTCCAGTGCAGCAGCCTTGCTTCAAGCAGCCGCACCAGCGAGTCGGACAGCTTGCCGACAGCCGCGAAGATGCCGATGCCGACAAATACGGCCGCGGTTTGCGAATACTGGCGTGCTTCGGCAATCATGTAGCCGATACCGGAGCTGGCCCCCATCAGCTCGGCTACTACCAGACAGAGCCAGGCTATGCCCAGGGACAGGCGGAACCCCAGCAGAATGTTAGGCAGTGCGGCTGGAATGATGAGGCGGAGGATCTGCTGCAGCCGGGAATACTGGAGGACCCGGGCTACCTCATGCAGCTTGCGGTCAACTCCCCGGACACCTGCGAAGGTATTGACATATAAGGGGAAAAAGGACCCGAGTGCAATGAGCAGCACCTGCGACAGCTGGCCCACCCCGAACCAGAGAATAAACAGCGGAATGACCGATAAGAGCGGAACCGTCCGCATCATTTGCAGGGAAGGATCGAGCAGCTCCTCCACCAGTCTGGACAGTCCGGAAGCCAGCCCGATGATCAGCGCGAGTGATCCGCCGAGAGCGAAGCCGGCAGCGGCCCGGATGATGCTGGCTTCCAGGTGTATCCACAGCTTGCCGTTTCCCGCCAGCCGGATGAATTCCTTCCCGATCTCCCACGGCGCCGGCAGCAGCGAAGGGGAGATCAGGCCGGTGGCTCCCGCAGTCTGCCACAGCAGCAGCAGAGCCAGCGGAAAGATCCAGGCCTGCAGCGCATCCGGCAGTCTCGCGGACCGCGCCGGTTTCACGCTTGTTTTTCTAATCATGTTCATAGATTCTCCCCCAGATAGCTGTCCCGCCAGCGGAGCAGCCGCTTCTCCAGCAGCTTGACCAGCGAATCCGTCAGTTTCCCGACGATGGCGAAGATCAGGATGCCTACAAAAACCAGCGAGGTGATCGAGAAATACCTTGCATCCATAATCAGATAACCTACCCCTTCGCTTGAGCCCATCATCTCGGCCACTACCAGTCCAAGCCACGCCGCGCCAAGTGACAGGCGGATGCCCAGCAGGATATTTGGCAGAGCGGCCGGCAGGATTAGCTTCGCAATCAGACTCCGGCGGTTAAACTGCAGTACCTTTGCCACTTCAAACAGCTTCTCGTCCACTGACCGGATACCGAGAAAGGTATTTACATACACCGGGAAAAAGGCGCCTAGTGCAATCAATAGAATCTTGGATTCTTCCCCGAAGCCGAACCAGAGAATGAATAATGGCGTGATGGCCAGATGGGGGACGGTCCGCAGCATCTGAATGGACGGGTCCAGCTGTTTCTCTGCCAGCCGGGAGAAGCCGGACCACAGTCCAAGGGCCAGCCCCAAAGACCCTCCCAGCAGGAAGCCGAGCAGCGAGCGCCATAAAGATATCCGCAGATGGTAGAGGAGCTCCCCCGACCCGGCAAGATGATAGAATTCCAATGCAATAACGTGGGGAGTGGGCAGAACGGTAGGACTGATCCCTCCAGCCGTTCCGGCAATTTCCCAGATTACAAGAGTCAGTGCAGGCAGCAGCAGTCCTTTGAAAGTGGTCTTCCGCTTGCCTTGCCTGTCACCGGGCCTTCTCTTGCCTGCGGCGGCAGGGAGTGCCACCCTTTCCTCCAGCCGGATGCTCTGCATAGTGTCCACCTCAGGATTTCGGCTCAGCGGCGGCATCCTTAATGGCCTGCTCGATAAACTGGTTATCTACCACCTTGGAGACATCAATTTGCTTGCGGATCGTTTTCTGCTCCAGCTGGAAGTCCGCGGTTTCCTGCTGCTGGGCAATGACCTCGTCACTGATCGGCAGGTTAATCGGGGTTACGCGGTCACGCAGCGCCTTGATTACAGCCGCATCCACCTGGAACTGCTCTGCATACGCCGCAGTGGCTTCCTCCAGATGCTGGTCCTCCCAGACACGGGCCTGCTCATACACCTTCAGGAACGAGGTGATTAATTCCGGATGCTCCTCGGCAAGCTTGGTTCTTGCAATCAGGAAGGAAGGGGATAAGACGCCCAAGGCTTCACCGTCTGTCAGAACCTTTGCTTTGCCGGTCAGCACATTCGTTGTAATGTAGGGGTCCCAGGTTGCCCATGCATCCACTCCCCCGGTTTCAAAAGCGGGCTGCGCTTCATTAGGCTGCAGCTGGATGATCTCCAGGTCGGAAGGCTTAAGCCCGGCTTTATCCAGACCGCGGTACAGGAAGTTGAACGCATTGCTGCCTTTGGCCACGGCAACCTTCTTGCCCTTCAGCTGTTCAACTGTGGTGATCGTGCTGTCCTCCGGAACGATGATGGCTACATTATTCTTGCCGTCGATGATATTGGCGATTTCAGTGAAGCCGATATCCGCTGCCTGGGCAGTGACCACCGGCAGATTGCCAAGGCCGGCGAAATCGAGGCGCCCGGCGGCAATGGCTTCCGTCATCGGCGGACCGCTCTGGAACTCCGCCCAGTCCACCTTCACGCCGACCTTATCGAATTCCTCCTCGAACCAGCCCTTGCTGCGGGCCAGCGAGTAGGCGCCGGGTCCGGGCTGGATGCCGATCGTCAAGGTCAATCCGCCGTAATCCTTAGCGGCAGGTGCAGGGGCTGCCGTTGCCGCCGCCGCAGGTGCTTCAGTGGCCGCAGCGGTTTTATCCGCAGTATTGGATGCCGTGGCTCCGTTGCTGCCGCAGCCAGACACCAGAAGTGTCAAAGCGGTTAATGCCATCCAGGCTGTGCTTTTACTAAATAGTTTCATTGCGTAAATCCTCCTTAGATTATCTTCAATCCGGTTTGCGGTCTGCTAAAGACTGGCTGTTCTTGTTTCTTCCACTTTCTCAAATTCGTTGAGTACGGTCCGGCGGTACTGCTCAAAGGCTGTACTGGCTTTCCGGCGGGGATGGGGCAGCTCTATATGCTGGAGACTCTGGATCTGCCCGGGCCGGGCATTCATTACAACTACACGTTCCCCGAGGAAGACCGCCTCATCCAGGTCATGGGTGACCAGCAGCATCGTCGTTTTGTCCTTCTGCCAGATATCCAGCAGCACCTCCTGCATGTGGGAACGGGTGAATGCATCCAGCGCGCCGAAGGGCTCATCCAGCAGCAGCACCTTGGGGCCGCGCAGGAGTGCACGGGCGATGGCGACAC encodes:
- a CDS encoding S-layer homology domain-containing protein encodes the protein MGAALTNRLLQKTTLIVLCIILLMLDARAMAEPSAGPKATASFTAEMQRLLDGAEQALLALQPFPDEAAAGFFKNGRSLPKGYLEGIADRILEQRGKFAMAAELTRTALAYGAAGGNMNNIAGIDLYPLLMNHAGIDSEGAAVAAAAYMTTNNSAFNTYERTDRYPDMILYQLLKTQLADGSWPAAGQSTGDPASTARVLTALGPVAGSELTEEPVRKAVQWLRDKQQPNGGFDGKTGTTAQVITGLSSLGLDAAEFAQAGGTSLLDHLLAAKLADGSFSQAAGGGSDRTATVNAYLALTSYKLLSKQEGLLYSGLHHAGPVLAAIQIEGPGGTLAGGRIAGGDAVKAAAAFLQSRGLAYKLNADTAKPAFTAIEGIQNGRYSGRGEWKLAVYSGGSSWLYPENISSRLTVGDGDQLLVYYADDTELPDRIAVEWKDQYGQQNTGGSAYAGLPFSLRVTRSNRSLGGLPAFGVTVTLQGKSVVADSAGKVSFAGMKPGVYPVQVTKYRKDGAPALAKRTFALHIASPDLARFTDSAKVSAWARNDISVALSSGYIQGVSAGGNVLAPKQKLTRAEFLTLLMRLMHEFPDGKAASGFKDVPAGKWYSGTVAKAAELGIISSSSGRFEPDRGITREEAAVMVVQAAQLSTYGSTERMKLADVAGLPAASRQAVQAVYEHEIMTGSSGRFEPEQVLVREQAAAVLVRLQQLIPAASYQ
- a CDS encoding aspartate aminotransferase family protein; this translates as MAQFQFPVTGTAKQEVLEQLQALRGEDANWREGRTWSLVYYGGEEIADLTRQAYQLFSQENGLNPGAFPSLRQMETEVVSMTADLLGGSPGTAGNMTSGGTESILMAVKTARDHARATRPEISQPELLLPVTAHPAFSKAAAYFDIKPVYIPLTEEYRADVSAARQLINENTILLAGSAPAYPHGVIDPIAELAALALRHQLPFHVDACLGGFMLPFLKDTGEPIPDFDFRVPGVTSMSADLHKYGYAAKGASVVLYREDEYRQHQFYVRSDWPGGLFASPTMAGTRPGGAIAAAWAVLRALGRDGYSRLADTTLQITRRLQAALASVPELYILGNPRMSVFAVGSEVLNLYAVADELERRGWHMDRQHLPPSLHFMVTPAHRESVDIFIIDLHQAIEQVQRHPEAYTAGSTAMYGMVGSLPDPALAHGFMRDYLSSMTRRRQETE
- a CDS encoding glycoside-pentoside-hexuronide (GPH):cation symporter — protein: MLRWNTKLLYGSGETVNVITITVIGMYYLFFLTDYAGLSPALAGAVFMIGRIWDAFIDPVMGIITDRTRTRWGRRRPFLLLSAVPVGLFFYLMWSDPGAGSVTLNAVYFTATYMLFMTTLTLYYVPYLSLVAELTDDYDERTSVNNYRIIVQLLMGLVAAVIPKMIADSYADPFQGYRIMALTAGLFIILIPLLLFFRTRERERGSAVDKVDTPRFGSEIRLALGSRAFRLLLLLYVGCYAASNVIEGFVIYYMKYWLHREEEMSYLLVTVILAGVLTLPLWTKVSRAAGKKITIISGLLLWAVSQLAWILLTPDSPAYLVYLIGAIVGTGYGVAHVIPWSMLPDVLDADELRTGLRREGLYSGIMTFFMKTSNSLAIFLIGILLEASGYVPNQIQEGPARWTIRTTMTFAPELFIITGLIAAFLYPLGKEDYKRNREQLLDKREASLNL
- a CDS encoding aliphatic sulfonate ABC transporter substrate-binding protein encodes the protein MKLFSKSTAWMALTALTLLVSGCGSNGATASNTADKTAAATEAPAAAATAAPAPAAKDYGGLTLTIGIQPGPGAYSLARSKGWFEEEFDKVGVKVDWAEFQSGPPMTEAIAAGRLDFAGLGNLPVVTAQAADIGFTEIANIIDGKNNVAIIVPEDSTITTVEQLKGKKVAVAKGSNAFNFLYRGLDKAGLKPSDLEIIQLQPNEAQPAFETGGVDAWATWDPYITTNVLTGKAKVLTDGEALGVLSPSFLIARTKLAEEHPELITSFLKVYEQARVWEDQHLEEATAAYAEQFQVDAAVIKALRDRVTPINLPISDEVIAQQQETADFQLEQKTIRKQIDVSKVVDNQFIEQAIKDAAAEPKS
- a CDS encoding ABC transporter permease, with amino-acid sequence MIRKTSVKPARSARLPDALQAWIFPLALLLLWQTAGATGLISPSLLPAPWEIGKEFIRLAGNGKLWIHLEASIIRAAAGFALGGSLALIIGLASGLSRLVEELLDPSLQMMRTVPLLSVIPLFILWFGVGQLSQVLLIALGSFFPLYVNTFAGVRGVDRKLHEVARVLQYSRLQQILRLIIPAALPNILLGFRLSLGIAWLCLVVAELMGASSGIGYMIAEARQYSQTAAVFVGIGIFAAVGKLSDSLVRLLEARLLHWREAYKG
- a CDS encoding TetR/AcrR family transcriptional regulator, translated to MFDDILASQPAKRTAKQQRIVEAAIQLFAEKGYANTSTAEIAKTAEVSEASIFKQYGTKANLLLALIVPYIKEFFPAIAQETFEMVTSTAGPTFEGFLRELLKNRIAFIMENKEIFQVLIKEILYKEDLKAELIPYVTDIVKSRVEGSIELFKEKGELIDIPTDRILRLLYTFIGGFIASRFVLLNMEAISAEEIEDAVLFVMDGLRKS
- a CDS encoding amidohydrolase; the protein is MAYPEQIYINGIVLTFDQEGTTAEAIAVRGERIAAVGSTAELLELAGPETAVIDLQGKTVLPGFYEAHGHFPLSGILEVQSAALWSPPRGTITSIAGLLAALKEKAAAIPAGGWVTGFGYDPSKLAEKRHPSRYELDQAFPEHPVWLSHNSAHMGVANSRALAIAGITQDSPAPAIGVIQRDPDGEPTGLIQENGALIEAYIPPLSAEQHAEGIRLANAEYLSQGITTAIIAVGIDPEPLVAARSRGLLELRLINIPLFHPEQAPLKDAYDYGSVKSQGAKLFQDGSIQGYTGWLTNPYHTPFSEDDPLYRGFPMLEREELAEAVLAAHSAGRQVVIHANGDAAIDDVLYAIGEAQRQLPRPDARHRIEHAQSVREDQLDRIKELGITPSFFNDHVYYFGDNHRDIYLGEDRARRISPLRSAVDRGIRFSLHNDTPITPPSPLHLVSVAVNRLTSSGRELGPEYRITPYQALRAVTIDAAWQAFEEQDKGSIEPGKLADLVVLADNPLTADPLELHKIPVLRTIIGGRQVYVQAESAIASQQ
- a CDS encoding ABC transporter permease, encoding MQSIRLEERVALPAAAGKRRPGDRQGKRKTTFKGLLLPALTLVIWEIAGTAGGISPTVLPTPHVIALEFYHLAGSGELLYHLRISLWRSLLGFLLGGSLGLALGLWSGFSRLAEKQLDPSIQMLRTVPHLAITPLFILWFGFGEESKILLIALGAFFPVYVNTFLGIRSVDEKLFEVAKVLQFNRRSLIAKLILPAALPNILLGIRLSLGAAWLGLVVAEMMGSSEGVGYLIMDARYFSITSLVFVGILIFAIVGKLTDSLVKLLEKRLLRWRDSYLGENL